One genomic region from Zalophus californianus isolate mZalCal1 chromosome 2, mZalCal1.pri.v2, whole genome shotgun sequence encodes:
- the ABCE1 gene encoding ATP-binding cassette sub-family E member 1 isoform X1, producing the protein MADKLTRIAIVNHDKCKPKKCRQECKKSCPVVRMGKLCIEVTPQSKIAWISETLCIGCGICIKKCPFGALSIVNLPSNLEKETTHRYCANAFKLHRLPIPRPGEVLGLVGTNGIGKSTALKILAGKQKPNLGKYDDPPDWQEILTYFRGSELQNYFTKILEDDLKAIIKPQYVDQIPKAAKGTVGSILDRKDETKTQAIVCQQLDLTHLKERNVEDLSGGELQRFACAVVCIQKADIFMFDEPSSYLDVKQRLKAAITIRSLINPDRYIIVVEHDLSVLDYLSDFICCLYGVPSAYGVVTMPFSVREGINIFLDGYVPTENLRFRDASLVFKVAETANEEEVKKMCMYKYPGMKKKMGEFELAIVAGEFTDSEIMVMLGENGTGKTTFIRMLAGRLKPDEGGEVPVLNVSYKPQKISPKSTGSVRQLLHEKIRDAYTHPQFVTDVMKPLQIENIIDQEVQTLSGGELQRVALALCLGKPADVYLIDEPSAYLDSEQRLMAARVVKRFILHAKKTAFVVEHDFIMATYLADRVIVFDGIPSKNTVANSPQTLLAGMNKFLSQLEITFRRDPNNYRPRINKLNSIKCLLKMLLTFHGPLAFVLNTSIY; encoded by the exons ATGGCGGATAAATTAACAAGAATTGCTATTGTCAACCATGACAAATGTAAACCTAAGAAATGTCGGCAGGAGTGCAAAAAGAGTTGCCCTGTGGTTCGAATGG GAAAATTATGCATAGAGGTTACACCCCAGAGCAAAATAGCATGGATTTCTGAAACCCTTTGTATTGGTTGTGGTATTTGTATTAAG aaatgtccCTTTGGCGCCTTATCAATTGTCAATTTACCAAGCaacttggaaaaagaaacaacacatCGATATTGTGCCAATGCCTTCAAACTTCACAG GTTGCCTATCCCTCGTCCAGGTGAAGTTTTGGGATTAGTTGGAACTAATGGAATTGGAAAGtcaactgctttaaaaattttagcagGAAAGCAAAAGCCAAATCTTGGAAAGTATGAT GATCCACCTGATTGGCAAGAAATTTTGACTTACTTCCGTGGATCCGAATTGCAAAATTACTTTACCAAGATTCTAGAAGATGACTTAAAAGCCATTATCAAACCTCAGTATGTAGACCAGATTCCCAAGGCTGCAAAG GGAACAGTGGGGTCTATTTTGGACCGAAAGGATGAAACAAAGACACAAGCAATTGTATGTCAACAGCTTG ATTTAACCCATCTAAAAGAACGAAATGTTGAAGATCTTTCAGGAGGAGAGTTGCAGAGATTTGCTTGTGCTGTCGTTTGCATACAGAAAGCTGATAT tttcATGTTTGATGAACCTTCTAGTTACCTAGATGTCAAGCAGCGTTTAAAGGCTGCTATCACTATACGATCCCTAATAAATCCAGATAG ATATATCATTGTGGTGGAGCATGATCTAAGTGTATTAGACtatctctctgacttcatctgCTGTTTATATGGCGTACCAAGTGCTTATGGTGTTGTCACTATGCCTTTTAGTGTAAGAGAAG gcataaacatttttttggaTGGCTACGTTCCGACAGAAAACTTGAGATTCAGAGATGCATCACTTGTTTTTAAGGTGGCTGAGACAGCAAATGAAGAAGAAGTTAAAAagatgtgtatgtataaatatcctggaatgaagaaaaagatggGAGAGTTTGAGCTAGCAATTGTAGCTGGAGAGTTTACAGATTCTGAAATCATGGTGATGTTGGGGGAAAATG GTACTGGTAAAACAACATTTATCAGAATGCTTGCTGGAAGACTTAAGCCTGATGAAGGAG GAGAAGTGCCAGTTCTAAATGTCAGTTATAAGCCACAGAAAATCAGTCCCAAATCAACT GGAAGTGTTCGACAGTTGCTACATGAAAAGATAAGAGATGCTTACACTCATCCACAATTTGTGACTGATGTGATGAAGCCTCTGCAAATTGAAAATATCATCGATCAAGAA GTGCAGACGTTATCTGGTGGTGAACTGCAGCGAGTGGCTTTAGCTCTTTGTTTGGGCAAGCCTGCTGATGTCTATTTAATTGATGAACCATCTGCGTATTTGGATTCTGAGCAAAGATTGATGGCAGCTCGAGTTGTCAAACG TTTCATACTCCATGCTAAGAAGACAGCCTTTGTTGTGGAACATGACTTCATTATGGCCACCTATCTAGCAGATCGAGTCATCGTTTTTGATGGCATTCCATCTAAGAACACAGTCGCAAACAG TCCTCAAACCCTTTTGGCTGGCATGAATAAATTTTTGTCTCAGCTTGAAATTACATTCAGAAGAGATCCAAACAACTATAGGCCAAGAATAAACAAACTCAATTCAATTAAG TGCCTGCTTAAAATGCTGCTTACATTTCATGGTCCTCTAGCCTTTGTCCTTAATACTAGCATTtactag
- the ABCE1 gene encoding ATP-binding cassette sub-family E member 1 isoform X2 gives MADKLTRIAIVNHDKCKPKKCRQECKKSCPVVRMGKLCIEVTPQSKIAWISETLCIGCGICIKKCPFGALSIVNLPSNLEKETTHRYCANAFKLHRLPIPRPGEVLGLVGTNGIGKSTALKILAGKQKPNLGKYDDPPDWQEILTYFRGSELQNYFTKILEDDLKAIIKPQYVDQIPKAAKGTVGSILDRKDETKTQAIVCQQLDLTHLKERNVEDLSGGELQRFACAVVCIQKADIFMFDEPSSYLDVKQRLKAAITIRSLINPDRYIIVVEHDLSVLDYLSDFICCLYGVPSAYGVVTMPFSVREGINIFLDGYVPTENLRFRDASLVFKVAETANEEEVKKMCMYKYPGMKKKMGEFELAIVAGEFTDSEIMVMLGENGTGKTTFIRMLAGRLKPDEGGEVPVLNVSYKPQKISPKSTGSVRQLLHEKIRDAYTHPQFVTDVMKPLQIENIIDQEVQTLSGGELQRVALALCLGKPADVYLIDEPSAYLDSEQRLMAARVVKRFILHAKKTAFVVEHDFIMATYLADRVIVFDGIPSKNTVANSPQTLLAGMNKFLSQLEITFRRDPNNYRPRINKLNSIKDVEQKKSGNYFFLDD, from the exons ATGGCGGATAAATTAACAAGAATTGCTATTGTCAACCATGACAAATGTAAACCTAAGAAATGTCGGCAGGAGTGCAAAAAGAGTTGCCCTGTGGTTCGAATGG GAAAATTATGCATAGAGGTTACACCCCAGAGCAAAATAGCATGGATTTCTGAAACCCTTTGTATTGGTTGTGGTATTTGTATTAAG aaatgtccCTTTGGCGCCTTATCAATTGTCAATTTACCAAGCaacttggaaaaagaaacaacacatCGATATTGTGCCAATGCCTTCAAACTTCACAG GTTGCCTATCCCTCGTCCAGGTGAAGTTTTGGGATTAGTTGGAACTAATGGAATTGGAAAGtcaactgctttaaaaattttagcagGAAAGCAAAAGCCAAATCTTGGAAAGTATGAT GATCCACCTGATTGGCAAGAAATTTTGACTTACTTCCGTGGATCCGAATTGCAAAATTACTTTACCAAGATTCTAGAAGATGACTTAAAAGCCATTATCAAACCTCAGTATGTAGACCAGATTCCCAAGGCTGCAAAG GGAACAGTGGGGTCTATTTTGGACCGAAAGGATGAAACAAAGACACAAGCAATTGTATGTCAACAGCTTG ATTTAACCCATCTAAAAGAACGAAATGTTGAAGATCTTTCAGGAGGAGAGTTGCAGAGATTTGCTTGTGCTGTCGTTTGCATACAGAAAGCTGATAT tttcATGTTTGATGAACCTTCTAGTTACCTAGATGTCAAGCAGCGTTTAAAGGCTGCTATCACTATACGATCCCTAATAAATCCAGATAG ATATATCATTGTGGTGGAGCATGATCTAAGTGTATTAGACtatctctctgacttcatctgCTGTTTATATGGCGTACCAAGTGCTTATGGTGTTGTCACTATGCCTTTTAGTGTAAGAGAAG gcataaacatttttttggaTGGCTACGTTCCGACAGAAAACTTGAGATTCAGAGATGCATCACTTGTTTTTAAGGTGGCTGAGACAGCAAATGAAGAAGAAGTTAAAAagatgtgtatgtataaatatcctggaatgaagaaaaagatggGAGAGTTTGAGCTAGCAATTGTAGCTGGAGAGTTTACAGATTCTGAAATCATGGTGATGTTGGGGGAAAATG GTACTGGTAAAACAACATTTATCAGAATGCTTGCTGGAAGACTTAAGCCTGATGAAGGAG GAGAAGTGCCAGTTCTAAATGTCAGTTATAAGCCACAGAAAATCAGTCCCAAATCAACT GGAAGTGTTCGACAGTTGCTACATGAAAAGATAAGAGATGCTTACACTCATCCACAATTTGTGACTGATGTGATGAAGCCTCTGCAAATTGAAAATATCATCGATCAAGAA GTGCAGACGTTATCTGGTGGTGAACTGCAGCGAGTGGCTTTAGCTCTTTGTTTGGGCAAGCCTGCTGATGTCTATTTAATTGATGAACCATCTGCGTATTTGGATTCTGAGCAAAGATTGATGGCAGCTCGAGTTGTCAAACG TTTCATACTCCATGCTAAGAAGACAGCCTTTGTTGTGGAACATGACTTCATTATGGCCACCTATCTAGCAGATCGAGTCATCGTTTTTGATGGCATTCCATCTAAGAACACAGTCGCAAACAG TCCTCAAACCCTTTTGGCTGGCATGAATAAATTTTTGTCTCAGCTTGAAATTACATTCAGAAGAGATCCAAACAACTATAGGCCAAGAATAAACAAACTCAATTCAATTAAG gatgtAGAACAAAAGAAGAGTGGAAACTACTTTTTCTTGGATGACTAG